The proteins below come from a single Candidatus Zixiibacteriota bacterium genomic window:
- a CDS encoding acyl-CoA dehydrogenase family protein, with amino-acid sequence MDFNLSEEEQYVRDVARKFSDERLFPRAGEFDKNAELDRDVIREMAELGLMGVKVPEAYGGTGLSNLAYTISIEELARGCASHALVAAVHGSLFAMPLLEFGTEDQKKKYLPPVCAGEKMAAYSLSEAGSGSDAASLSLLATEDGDDYVLNGTKLWVTQGSIADYIIVFATIGKEHRTKGIVAFVIETDRPGFSVGKNEVKMGFKASPTSELVFDEYRVPKANRIGEVGRGFNIAMETLNHGRISVGAQSVGMAQRALEIATVYAQQRVQFGQELAKFQAIQFKLADMQAKLHAARLVTYEAAWRKDQGLSVIKDAAIAKMYASEVGTEIAHQAMQILGGYGYTHEYNVERIYRDVRLCEIFEGTNEVQRIVIARELLKELAVEK; translated from the coding sequence ATGGACTTCAATTTATCCGAAGAAGAACAATACGTACGTGATGTCGCACGCAAATTCTCCGACGAGCGGTTGTTTCCGAGAGCCGGGGAGTTCGACAAAAACGCCGAGCTTGACCGCGACGTGATCCGCGAGATGGCCGAGCTGGGGCTGATGGGCGTGAAGGTGCCCGAAGCGTACGGCGGCACGGGCTTGAGCAACCTCGCGTATACGATTTCCATTGAAGAACTGGCGCGCGGCTGCGCCTCGCACGCGCTGGTGGCCGCTGTCCATGGTTCGCTGTTCGCCATGCCGCTGCTCGAATTCGGTACCGAGGATCAGAAGAAGAAGTACCTGCCGCCCGTGTGCGCGGGAGAAAAAATGGCCGCGTATTCGTTATCCGAAGCGGGTTCGGGTTCCGACGCGGCGTCGTTGTCGCTTCTGGCCACCGAGGACGGCGACGATTATGTACTCAACGGAACCAAGTTGTGGGTGACGCAGGGCTCGATCGCCGATTACATCATCGTTTTCGCCACGATCGGCAAAGAGCACCGAACCAAAGGGATTGTGGCGTTTGTGATCGAGACGGACCGGCCGGGTTTTTCGGTCGGGAAAAACGAGGTCAAAATGGGCTTCAAGGCTTCCCCGACCTCGGAACTGGTTTTTGACGAGTACCGGGTGCCCAAGGCTAACCGAATCGGCGAGGTCGGCCGGGGGTTCAATATCGCCATGGAGACGCTGAACCACGGCCGGATTTCGGTCGGTGCGCAGTCAGTGGGGATGGCGCAGCGGGCGCTGGAAATTGCCACCGTTTACGCACAGCAGCGGGTGCAGTTTGGTCAGGAATTGGCAAAATTCCAGGCGATCCAGTTCAAGCTGGCCGATATGCAGGCTAAACTCCATGCTGCACGGCTAGTTACGTATGAGGCGGCGTGGAGAAAAGACCAAGGGCTTTCGGTCATCAAGGACGCCGCGATCGCCAAAATGTACGCCTCTGAGGTCGGAACGGAAATCGCACATCAGGCCATGCAAATCCTCGGCGGGTACGGCTATACCCACGAGTACAACGTAGAACGGATTTACCGCGACGTCCGACTCTGCGAGATATTTGAGGGTACGAACGAGGTACAGCGAATCGTGATTGCCCGGGAACTATTGAAGGAGTTGGCGGTAGAAAAGTAG
- the uvrB gene encoding excinuclease ABC subunit UvrB, protein MKSMKPLSHPTGPAGSAFQLKTSYEPRGDQPRAIEELTRGVLDRRPYQTLLGVTGSGKTFTIANVIANVGKPTLVISHNKTLAAQLYGELKAFFPNNAVEFFISYYDYYQPEAYLPTTDTYIEKDTAMNEDIDRLRLRATASLLERDDVIIVASVSCIYGLGSPQEYKKQLLFLEVGAERDRDEVIRTLIGIHYNRNDIDFSRGNFRVRGDTIELIPAYRETAIRMEFFGDQIERITEIDPLTGEIIAERDRVAIYPAKHFVTSKPTLESAIEEIKQELAEQLALFRGESKLLEAQRLEMRTKYDIEMLQEIGYCAGVENYSRFLTGRKKGERPYTLIDFFPDDFLTIIDESHQSVPQIRGMFAGDISRKEVLVSHGFRLPSALDNRPLYFDEFERLVPQIIFVSATPADYELEKSEGVIVEQVIRPTGLLDPLITVKPLGTQVDDLIEQCKQRVARGERVLVTTLTKRMSEDLTDYLSKIGIRVRYLHSEIDSIDRTEIIRDLRLREFDVLVGINLLREGLDLPEVSLVAILDADKEGFLRSERSLIQTAGRAARNKGGEVIFYADKVTDSMRKAIEETNRRRLKQAAYNEEHGIDPETIFKTRDEILRSTLFADSKTIEEKTFEKPDHFDMMSREDQLAFMLKAMKKAAENLDFETAIAIRDEITQLKADMKKSKTKRRK, encoded by the coding sequence ATGAAGTCGATGAAACCTCTCTCACACCCAACCGGGCCGGCAGGCTCGGCCTTTCAACTTAAGACCAGCTACGAACCGCGGGGTGACCAGCCCCGTGCGATCGAAGAGCTGACGCGAGGAGTTCTCGACAGGCGGCCGTACCAGACTCTGCTCGGCGTCACCGGATCCGGAAAAACGTTCACCATCGCCAACGTGATCGCGAACGTCGGCAAACCGACGCTGGTCATATCCCACAACAAAACTCTGGCGGCGCAGCTGTACGGCGAACTGAAGGCCTTCTTCCCCAATAATGCCGTCGAGTTTTTCATCAGTTATTACGACTACTACCAGCCGGAAGCGTATCTGCCCACGACCGACACGTATATCGAAAAAGATACGGCGATGAACGAGGATATCGACCGTCTGCGCCTTCGCGCCACGGCATCGCTGCTCGAACGCGACGACGTTATCATCGTGGCGTCGGTCTCCTGCATTTACGGACTGGGTTCGCCTCAGGAGTACAAAAAGCAGTTGCTGTTTCTCGAAGTCGGCGCCGAACGGGACCGGGACGAAGTGATCCGCACCCTGATCGGCATACACTACAACCGGAACGATATCGATTTCAGCCGGGGCAACTTCCGCGTGCGCGGCGACACGATCGAACTGATTCCGGCCTATCGCGAGACCGCGATCCGCATGGAGTTTTTCGGCGACCAGATCGAGCGGATTACCGAGATCGATCCGCTGACGGGCGAGATTATCGCCGAGCGGGACCGGGTCGCGATCTATCCCGCCAAACACTTCGTTACCTCGAAACCAACGCTCGAATCCGCCATCGAAGAGATCAAGCAGGAGCTTGCCGAACAACTGGCCCTGTTCCGAGGCGAAAGCAAACTGCTCGAGGCGCAACGATTGGAGATGCGCACGAAATACGATATCGAGATGCTGCAGGAGATCGGGTACTGCGCGGGCGTCGAGAACTACTCGCGCTTTCTGACCGGCCGCAAAAAAGGAGAGCGTCCGTACACGCTGATCGACTTCTTCCCGGACGACTTCCTGACGATCATCGATGAATCTCATCAGAGCGTGCCGCAAATCCGGGGGATGTTTGCCGGCGACATCAGCCGCAAGGAAGTGCTCGTCTCACACGGTTTCCGTCTGCCGTCGGCGCTGGACAACCGGCCGCTGTATTTTGACGAGTTTGAGCGACTCGTGCCGCAGATCATTTTCGTTTCCGCCACCCCGGCCGACTACGAACTGGAGAAATCCGAGGGTGTGATTGTCGAGCAGGTGATCCGTCCCACCGGGCTGCTCGATCCGCTGATAACCGTGAAACCGCTCGGCACGCAGGTGGACGACCTCATCGAGCAGTGCAAGCAGCGCGTGGCGCGCGGGGAGCGGGTCCTGGTGACCACCCTCACCAAGCGCATGTCCGAAGACCTGACCGACTACCTGTCCAAAATCGGTATCCGGGTGCGCTACCTGCATTCCGAAATCGATTCGATCGACCGCACCGAGATTATCCGCGACCTCCGGCTGCGCGAGTTCGACGTGCTCGTGGGCATCAATCTTCTGCGCGAGGGGCTGGACCTTCCCGAGGTGTCGCTGGTGGCGATTCTCGACGCCGACAAGGAGGGGTTCCTTCGGTCGGAGCGGTCGCTCATACAGACAGCCGGTCGCGCCGCTCGAAACAAGGGGGGCGAGGTCATTTTTTATGCCGACAAGGTCACGGATTCGATGCGCAAGGCGATCGAGGAGACCAACCGCCGGCGCCTGAAGCAGGCCGCATACAACGAAGAACACGGTATCGATCCCGAGACGATCTTCAAGACCCGCGACGAAATTCTCAGGTCGACCCTGTTCGCGGACAGCAAAACAATCGAGGAAAAGACCTTTGAGAAGCCCGACCATTTTGATATGATGTCCCGTGAGGACCAGCTGGCGTTTATGCTGAAGGCCATGAAAAAGGCGGCCGAAAACCTCGATTTCGAAACCGCCATTGCCATCCGCGACGAAATCACCCAGCTCAAGGCCGACATGAAAAAGTCTAAGACGAAAAGGCGGAAGTAA
- a CDS encoding DUF1579 family protein yields the protein MHRSRITLWLFAVLVIMVAPGSAQESTSEQEMQAMYERAMMLAQPGPEHEKLARYVGTWNMETRYWASPGAEPIVSAGVSESKMILGGRFLESVWTSGEGETAAEGRSIMGFDRRHEEYTVVGFDTWGTYWVSAQGPYDDETKTITMYGEDNDPVFKSVQQYDFRMTEIDDDTFTWEVIFYNPEITQGRDEFKMAEILYTRKK from the coding sequence ATGCACAGGTCGAGAATCACACTCTGGCTTTTTGCCGTTCTCGTGATCATGGTGGCGCCGGGAAGCGCACAGGAATCGACGAGCGAACAGGAGATGCAGGCGATGTACGAGCGGGCGATGATGCTCGCGCAGCCGGGACCGGAACACGAGAAGCTCGCCCGCTATGTCGGGACCTGGAACATGGAAACCAGATACTGGGCGTCCCCGGGAGCCGAGCCCATTGTCAGCGCCGGCGTTTCCGAATCGAAGATGATCCTCGGCGGCCGATTCCTCGAGTCCGTCTGGACCAGCGGGGAAGGCGAGACGGCGGCGGAGGGCAGGTCTATCATGGGGTTCGACCGCCGTCACGAGGAGTACACCGTCGTCGGATTTGATACCTGGGGAACCTACTGGGTGTCCGCTCAGGGGCCGTACGACGACGAGACGAAGACGATCACGATGTACGGCGAAGACAACGACCCGGTCTTCAAGAGCGTCCAGCAGTACGATTTCCGCATGACCGAGATTGACGACGATACCTTCACGTGGGAGGTGATCTTCTACAACCCGGAGATTACGCAGGGCAGAGACGAATTCAAAATGGCAGAGATTCTCTATACGCGAAAGAAGTAG
- a CDS encoding TusE/DsrC/DsvC family sulfur relay protein, which yields MAIFEHSGKQYKVDSHGFLLNPEDWDEGFAEGMAESVKITGGLTEAHWRVIRFIRQEFDRMNICPLVYVACKNNDLGLGDLEKLFPTGYLRGACKLAGITYREGMFQHYWIEENLKHHEYVYEKKTYNVDYQGFLTDPSQWDERFALLKAYELKMPEYLTQYHWQIIYYLRDRFTATGTVPTIYETCADNGLNLERFQRLFPDGYHRGAVKIAGLHVR from the coding sequence ATGGCCATATTCGAACATTCCGGAAAGCAATATAAGGTGGACTCTCACGGATTTCTGCTGAATCCGGAAGATTGGGATGAGGGCTTTGCCGAGGGGATGGCGGAGTCCGTCAAGATCACCGGCGGCCTGACCGAGGCGCACTGGCGCGTGATACGGTTCATCAGGCAGGAATTCGACCGCATGAATATCTGCCCGCTGGTGTATGTGGCCTGCAAAAACAACGACCTCGGGCTGGGCGATCTCGAAAAGCTCTTCCCCACCGGCTACCTGCGGGGCGCCTGCAAACTGGCCGGTATCACCTACCGCGAAGGTATGTTCCAGCATTACTGGATCGAGGAAAACCTGAAACATCACGAGTACGTCTACGAGAAAAAGACGTACAACGTGGACTACCAGGGGTTTCTCACGGACCCGAGCCAGTGGGACGAGCGCTTCGCCCTGCTGAAGGCGTACGAATTGAAGATGCCGGAGTACCTGACACAATATCACTGGCAGATCATCTACTATCTTCGGGACAGGTTCACCGCAACCGGCACGGTACCGACGATCTATGAAACCTGCGCGGACAACGGACTCAACCTGGAGAGATTTCAGCGGTTGTTTCCCGACGGGTACCACCGGGGAGCGGTGAAGATCGCCGGGCTTCACGTCCGATAA
- the rplU gene encoding 50S ribosomal protein L21: MYAVFQVSGFQYRAEEGQVLQIPLQKVGQGESLDLTDVLLVQDKDAATVGTPFVEGASIKAEVLRHGKGEKVEIYKYKRRTKYRRRQGHRQDFTEIKINKIVTP; encoded by the coding sequence ATGTACGCAGTGTTTCAGGTATCCGGCTTTCAGTATCGGGCGGAAGAAGGCCAGGTCCTTCAGATTCCCCTTCAGAAAGTCGGTCAGGGCGAATCGCTGGATCTGACCGACGTGCTCCTGGTACAGGATAAGGACGCCGCGACCGTCGGTACACCGTTTGTCGAAGGCGCCAGCATCAAGGCCGAAGTCCTTCGGCACGGCAAAGGCGAGAAGGTCGAAATCTACAAATATAAGCGCCGGACCAAGTATCGCCGCCGCCAGGGCCACCGCCAGGATTTTACCGAGATCAAAATCAACAAGATTGTCACCCCTTAA
- a CDS encoding class I SAM-dependent methyltransferase, with protein MLSDKVKSWSAGYSQRATYSTMDRRRYYEIAARYVPASAEAIIVDIGSGDGGFVDHLKLTARNDRTYLLDANPETVRALSSRFERVLLYRAPDRLPFDDRSVSLVHSSHMVEHLGPDQLLALLREIDRVLLPGGVMVISTPMLWAGFYSDLSHVRPYNPGVFIHYLCDPGRNRSSESISTGYTVADLVFRYLSRRDMNDGWGSRYRWLDLLIQVPKRVLDALGVYPYEKTGYTIVLRKGNAAGSV; from the coding sequence ATGTTATCCGACAAGGTCAAATCCTGGAGCGCCGGGTACAGCCAGCGCGCGACGTACAGCACGATGGATCGGCGGCGGTACTACGAGATCGCGGCGAGGTATGTGCCGGCGTCGGCGGAGGCGATCATCGTGGATATCGGTTCCGGCGACGGCGGCTTTGTCGATCATCTGAAGCTGACGGCACGAAACGACCGGACATATCTGCTGGACGCTAACCCGGAAACGGTTCGCGCGCTGTCATCGCGTTTTGAGCGTGTACTCCTGTACCGGGCGCCCGATCGGCTCCCGTTTGACGACCGATCGGTAAGCCTGGTACACAGCAGCCATATGGTCGAGCACCTCGGTCCCGACCAGCTGCTCGCCCTGCTCCGGGAAATCGATCGGGTATTGCTGCCGGGAGGCGTGATGGTAATATCGACACCGATGTTGTGGGCGGGCTTTTACAGCGACCTGAGCCATGTCCGGCCGTACAATCCGGGAGTCTTCATCCATTATCTTTGCGATCCGGGGCGCAACCGTTCGTCGGAGTCAATCTCCACCGGGTACACGGTCGCCGACCTGGTCTTCCGCTATCTGTCCAGGCGGGATATGAACGACGGCTGGGGCTCGCGGTACCGGTGGCTCGATCTTCTGATTCAGGTACCCAAGCGCGTGCTCGACGCGCTCGGCGTCTATCCCTACGAGAAGACCGGCTACACGATAGTGCTGCGCAAAGGGAACGCGGCGGGATCCGTATAA
- a CDS encoding prohibitin family protein: MKKERIRALPVLMVALAALLMVGCGTQVPSGHRAVFFSKFGDGTELGKIYPEGFNWHMPWNSMIVYKIQIQEQMENLTVLSSDGASIQMEVSILYRPIMEKIDSLQVTIGPGYYDVKVAPTLRAIARGIAGRYKPEEIYSTKREEMANEIRDALITQMQNNFIEIENALIRDVQIPAKISEAINFKLTADQEAQRMQFTIEKERLEAERKRIEAKGISDFQQIVSAGITPSLLKWKGIEATMKIAESPNTKIIVVGNDAGSLPIILSGEDK; encoded by the coding sequence ATGAAAAAGGAACGGATTCGCGCACTGCCCGTGCTGATGGTCGCATTGGCAGCCCTGCTGATGGTTGGGTGCGGCACCCAGGTGCCGTCAGGACACCGGGCCGTGTTTTTCAGCAAGTTCGGCGACGGTACGGAACTTGGCAAGATCTATCCGGAAGGGTTCAACTGGCACATGCCGTGGAACTCTATGATCGTGTACAAGATTCAGATTCAGGAACAAATGGAAAACCTCACGGTGCTGTCATCCGATGGCGCATCGATCCAGATGGAAGTCTCCATCTTGTATCGTCCGATCATGGAGAAGATCGACTCACTTCAGGTGACGATCGGACCGGGCTACTACGATGTCAAAGTTGCGCCGACGCTGCGGGCGATCGCCCGGGGTATTGCCGGACGTTACAAGCCCGAAGAAATCTACTCCACGAAACGCGAGGAAATGGCCAACGAGATTCGCGACGCGCTCATCACCCAGATGCAGAATAATTTTATCGAGATTGAAAATGCCTTGATTCGCGATGTCCAGATTCCAGCCAAAATCAGCGAGGCGATCAATTTCAAGCTGACTGCCGATCAGGAAGCCCAGCGCATGCAGTTCACGATCGAGAAGGAACGGCTTGAGGCTGAACGGAAACGAATCGAAGCCAAGGGAATCTCCGACTTCCAGCAGATCGTCTCTGCCGGCATCACGCCGTCGCTGCTGAAATGGAAAGGGATCGAGGCAACCATGAAGATCGCCGAGTCGCCCAACACCAAGATAATCGTTGTGGGCAACGATGCCGGCTCGCTGCCGATTATTCTGAGCGGGGAAGACAAGTAG